A single genomic interval of Meleagris gallopavo isolate NT-WF06-2002-E0010 breed Aviagen turkey brand Nicholas breeding stock chromosome 6, Turkey_5.1, whole genome shotgun sequence harbors:
- the PSMA2 gene encoding proteasome subunit alpha type-2, with translation MAERGYSFSLTTFSPSGKLVQIEYALAAVAAGAPSVGIKAANGVVLATEKKQKSILYDERSVHKVEPITKHIGLVYSGMGPDYRVLVHRARKLAQQYFLVYHEPIPTAQLVQRIASVMQEYTQSGGVRPFGVSLLICGWNEGRPYLFQSDPSGAYFAWKATAMGKNYVNGKTFLEKRYNEDLELEDAIHTAILTLKESFEGQMTEDNIEVGICNEAGFRRLTPTEVKDYLAAIA, from the exons ATGGCGGAGCGGGGATACAGCTTCTCCCTCACCACCTTCAG tcctTCTGGGAAACTTGTTCAGATTGAGTATGCTTTGGCTGCAGTGGCTGCAGGAGCTCCATCGGTTGGGATTAAAG ctgcAAACGGAGTGGTGTTAGCAAcggaaaagaagcagaaatccaTTCTTTATGATGAAAGGAGTGTCCATAAAGTAGAGCCAATTACCAAACATATAGGTTTAGTGTATAGTGGTATGGGTCCAGATTacag aGTACTTGTACACAGAGCACGAAAGCTGGCCCAGCAATATTTCTTGGTTTATCATGAGCCCATTCCAACAGCTCAACTAGTACAAAGAATTGCTTCTGTGATGCAGGAATACACGCAGTCTGG AGGTGTTCGTCCCTTTGGTGTATCACTGCTAATATGTGGCTGGAATGAGGGGCGGCCCTATCTATTTCAGTCAGATCCATCT GGAGCTTATTTTGCTTGGAAAGCAACAGCCATGGGAAAAAATTACGTCAATGGGAAAACATTCCTTGAGAAAAG ataCAATGAAGATTTGGAGCTTGAAGATGCCATTCATACAGCTATCTTAACATTAAAG gAGAGCTTTGAAGGGCAAATGACAGAAGACAACATTGAAGTTGGCATATGTAATGAAGCTGGTTTTAGGAGGCTAACTCCGACTGAGGTTAAGGACTACTTGGCTGCAATAGCCTAG
- the MRPL32 gene encoding 39S ribosomal protein L32, mitochondrial, with translation MAVVVLHSVPPIRVLLQRCWQRLELGRWPAACGAQSPLWGLAPAVQSPVCLPEPAAGGEGPGFLGGVLWMAAPKKRRSIEVNRCRRRNPSKLIAVKRNIDVCPECGNLKLKHVLCGYCYAKVKAETQQIRKEIGKKEGGPFNAPTVETVVLYDGEKPTEKDEGKRIIERARKRPSWFIQN, from the exons ATGGCGGTCGTGGTGTTGCACTCGGTGCCGCCGATCCGCGTTCTCCTCCAGCGTTGCTGGCAGCGGCTGGAGCTCGGTCGCTGGCCGGCCGCGTGCGGGGCGCAGAGCCCGCTGTGGG GGCTGGCGCCGGCCGTCCAGAGCCCCGTTTGTCTGCCGGAGCCGGCAGCGGGCGGCGAGGGGCCGGGCTTCCTCGGCGGCGTCCTGTGGATGGCGGCGCCGAAGAAGAGGCGCAGCATCGAGGTGAACCGGTGCAGGAGGAGGAACCCCAGCAAGCTCATAGCGGTCAAG aggaaCATAGATGTTTGCCCCGAGTGTGGAAACTTGAAGCTGAAGCATGTTCTTTGTGGTTATTGTTATGCAAAAGTCAAAGCagagactcaacagatacggAAAGAAATAGGTAAAAAGGAAGGAGGGCCGTTTAATGCTCCTACTGTAGAGACTGTAGTGCTTTATGATGGAGAAAAGCCCACTGAAAAAGATGAAGGCAAGCGGATCATTGAGAGAGCCAGGAAGCGTCCATCTTGGTTTATTCAAAATTAA